The DNA segment GACACGGCCGAACTGGCGTCCCTGAGCGAGGTGTTCGGGGCTTCGGGCCGGGGCGACGGGCAGTGGTGCGCGGTCGGTTCGGTCAAGTCGCAGATCGGTCACACCAAGTGCGCCGCCGGTGCGGCCGGGCTCCTGAAGGCGGTCATGGCGCTGCGCCACCAGGTGCTGCCGCCGACCGTGAAGGTGGCGCGCCCCAACCCGGCGGCCGCGCTGCCGGACGGCCCGTTCTATGTGAACACCGAGACGCGCCCCTGGGTGCGGCCGCCCGGCCATCCGCGCCGGGCTTCGGTGTCGAGCTTCGGGTTCGGCGGCAGCAACTTCCACGTCACGCTGGAGGAGTACGTGCCCTCCGGCGCCGGTGGCCGGCCGGCCCCGCGCCATCGTGCGGTCCCGAGCGAACTCGTCCTGTTCGGCGGCGAGTCCCCCGCGTCCCTGGCGCCGCCTCCGGCGGACGGGAGCCGTTCGCTCGCCGCCCTGGCCCGCGAGAGCCAGCTGTCCTTCTCCCCCACCGCCGCGGTGCGCCTGGCGATCGTCGCCACCGGTGAACAGGATCTGCGGGAGAAGTTCGACCGGGCGCTGGCCATGATCGAGCGGCGCCCGGACGCCGCGTTCACCGCCCCGTCCGGGGTGCGGTACGCCTGCGGGGAGCCGGAGACCGGCCGCATCGCCTTCCTGTTCCCCGGCCAGGGCGCGCAGTACGTCGGCATGGGCGCCGGTGCCGCGATGCTGTCGCCCGCCGCGCAGGCGGTGTGGGACCGGCTGGGCGGCGCCTCCTTCGAGGGCCGGGCGCTGCACCGGGTGGTGTTCCCGCCACCGGCCTTCACGGATGGGGAGCGCGCGGCCCGGCGGGCGCTGCTGGACGCCACCGAGTGGGCGCAGCCCGCGCTCGCGGTGCAGTCGCTGGCCCTGCTGGCGGTGGTGCGGGAGCTGGGGCTGCGCCCGGACTGCGTGGCCGGGCACAGTTTCGGCGAGCTGGTGGCGCTGCACTGCGCGGGTGCGCTGGACGCCGGGGCGCTGGTGGATCTGGCGCGGCGGCGCGGCGAGCTGATGCGGGACGTGCCGGGTGCGCCGGGCGCGATGCTGGCGGTGGCTGCGGACCGGGACCGGGTGGCGGCGGTGCTGGCCGCCGGGGCGTACGGGGACGTCTGGCCCGCCAACCACAACGCGCCCCGGCAGGTGGTGCTCTCCGGTACGGCGGAGGCGGTGGCCCGAGCGGAGCGGGGGTTCGCGGACGCAGGCGTGGACACCAGGCGGCTGGCCGCGTCGACCGCCTTCCACAGCCCCCTCGTCGCCCCGGCCACCGAGCCGTTCGCGGCCCGTCTGCGCACGGTGGCGCTGTCGGCGCCCGGTATCGAGGTGTACGGCAACGCCGACGCGGCCCCGTACCCCTCGGACGTCGAGGAGGTACGCCGCCGGATCGCCGGCCATCTCGCCTCGCCGGTCCTCTTCCAGGAGCAGATCGAGGCCATGTACGCGGCCGGGGTGCGGACGTTCGTCGAGATCGGCGCGGGCAACACGCTGACGGTGCTGACCGGCCGCATTCTCGGCGGCCGCCCGCACACCGCGGTGTCCCTGGACGGACCCCGTACCGGGGTGGACGGCCTGCACGCGGCGCTCGGCGAACTCGCCGTACACGGTGTCCCCCTGGACCTCGGCGCTCTCTGGGCGCCGTACGAGTCGCCCGAAACCCCAGCGAAGGAGCGCGAGCCCCGAATGACGGTGAAGATCAGCGGAGGCAACGACCGCGGACATCTGCCCCCGCCCCGCACCGAGGCCGCCGCCCCGCCCGGTGATCCGGTACTCCGGCCGTCGCCCCCGTACGTACCCGAGCCCGAACCCCAGGCGGTCCCGATGTCGTCGTATGCCCTGCCCCCGCAAGCCGTTCGTCCCGCAGGCGCTCCCCCGCCCGGCGGTGATCTGTACGCGGCCGTCGATCAGGTGCACCGGCAGACGGCGGAGACCCACGCGGCCTGCCAGCAGATGCTGGTGGACAGCCATCTGGCCTTCCTCCGCATGACCGAGACCAGCATGGCCGCGCTGCTCGGCGGGGAGGCGGTCACCGCCCCGGCCGCCCCGGCGCCGCTGCCGGTCCCCCGCCCCGCGCCGCCGGTGCACGCGGCGGAGGTGGGCGCGGCGGAGGTGGGCGCGCCCGCGCCCGCCCCGGCCCCGGAACCCGTGGCTGTGCCTGTGGCACCGGCGCCCGTCGAACCCGCCGTGTCCGCGCCGGCTGCCCCGCCCGCAGCCGATGCGCCGCCCGTGCCCCTGTCGGCGGCGGAGCTGGAGGCACTGCTCCTGTCGGTGGTGGCCCGGCTGACCGGCTATCCGGCCGAAATGATCGACATGGACATGGAGTTGGAGGCCGATCTGGGGGTCGACTCGATCAAGCGGGTCGAGATCCTGTCCGCCGTACGGCGCGAGGTGGGCGACCTGGCGACGGGCGACGTGGGACGTCTGGGGCGGCTGCGCACGCTGCGCGAGATCGTCGACACGATGGCGGCCGGCGCCGGGCCCGCGGAGGCGCCGGGGCCGTCCGCCGGGGACTCGGGCGTGCCGGAGGGTGCCGGGTTTCCCGGACCGGACGCGAGTCCCCGCGAGGAGGACGTGACGCTGACGCGGCTGGTGCCCGTTGCCGTGGAGTCGCCGGCGTCCGGCCCGGCCACGGCAGGACTGCTGGACGGGCCCGTCGTGGTGACCGGCGACGGGCCGCGCGGGGCCGGGTTGTCCGCTCTGGTGGCCCGGAGGCTCGCGGAGCACGGCGTGGACGCCACCGCGCCGGCCGATGTGCCGTCCGGGGCGCGGGCCGTCGTCCACCTCGGCGCCCTCACCGCCGCCGACGGGCCGGACGGGGCGCGGGAGGTCCTGTTGTCGGCGCTGCGCGCGGCGCGCACGGTGGCGGCGCGGGCGTCCGAGGGCGAGGCCCTGTTCGTGGCCGTGCAGGACACCGGGGGCGACTTCGGCCTCGGGGGCCGGGCGCCGGACCGTGCCTGGCTGGGCGGGGTCGCCGGGCTGGTGCGTACGGCGGCCAAGGAGTGGCCGGGCGGCTCGTGCCGGGTGATCGACTGCGAGTGGGGCGGCCGGGACGACGCGGCGGTCGCCGACGCGGTCGTACGGGAACTCCTCGAAGGCGGGGCCGACCGCGAGGCCGGTCTGCGGGCCGACGGTTCGCGCGTCGTCCCGCGTCTGGAGCCCCGCTCCGTGACGGCCTCCGGCGGCGGCAGGATCACCTCCGCTTCGGTGATCGTGGCCACGGGTGGGGCGCGCGGGGTGACCGCCGCCGCGCTGCTGGACCTGGCAAGGGCCCACCGTCCCCGGATCGTGCTCGTGGGCAGGACCGATCCGGCCGTCGAGCCCGCGGGGCTCGGCGCGGCGCTCGACGAGCCGTCACTCACCCGGCTGCTCGCCGAACGCGCCGGGGCGGCCGGTACGGACGCCTCGCCGGTGCGGATCGCGGCGCGGGCCCGGGAGATCCTGGCCGCCCGCGAGGTGCGGGCGACGCTGGCGGCCCTGGAGGCGGCCGGTTCCCCGGTCCGCTACGTCCGGGTGGACGCCCGCGACGGCGACGCCCTCGCCGACGCCCTGCGCGATGTCCGCGAGGCATGGGGTCCGGTGACCGGCATCGTGCACGGCGCCGGGGTCCTCGCGGACCGGCGGATCGCCGACAAGAGCGACGAGCAGGCCGTGTCGGTGCTGTCCACGAAGGTGGACGGGCTGCGGGCGCTGCTGGCGGCCACGGCGGACGACCCCCTGGACACGATCGTCCTGTTCTCGTCGGTGGCCGCCGTGTTCGGCAATCCGGGACAGTGCGACTACGCCATGGCCAACGAGGTGCTGCATCAGGTGGCGTCGGCCGAGCAGGCCCGCCGCCCCGACTGCCTCGTCCGGTGTGTGGCCTGGGGGCCCTGGCAGGGCGGGATGGTCACGCCGTCCCTCGCCGCGCATTTCGACCGGGCCGGGGTCGCGCTGATCCCGCTCGGCCGGGGCGCCGCCGCCTTCACGGCGGAGCTGGCGGGCCCGGCCGGTGAACCGCGGGTCGTCCTGGTGGCCGGGGAGGACCCGGCGGCGATGGCGCCGGACGCCGGACCGGTCAGGGCGCAGGTTCCGGTCCGCTCCGGCACGCTGCCGCAGCTGGTGGACCACGCGCCCGCCGATGTGCCGGTGCTTCCGGTGGCCCTGGCGCTGAACTGGCTGGCCGGGGCGGGTGCGGCGTGGCTGCCGGCGGCCGGTCCGCTCGTCGTGCGGGAGCTGCGCGTGTACCGGACGTGTGCCCTGCCGGAGCTGGCGGGGTCGGGCCATCTGCTGACGGTGCTCGCCGGGCGGGGGGCGCCCGGCTCGCCCTCGGGCCTGGACGCCGAACTGCGGGGCGAGGACGGTACGGCGTACTACAGGGCGGTGCTGGAGGCCGGGGACGGCATGGCGGCTCCGGACGTCTGGGAGACGCCCGAGGCCCTGAAACCGCTCGGCACGGCCGGCCCGTACGAGGGCACGGCGCTGTTCCACGGCCCCCGGTTCCAGGCCCTGCGCACGGTCGGCGGTGTCTCGGAGCACGGTGCCGAGGCGGTCGTCGCGGGGCTGCGTGCGCTGGACTGGCCGGGTGAGCGGTGGGCGCTCGACGCGGCCGCCGCGGACGGTGCTCTTCAACTCGCCCTGCTCTGGGCGCAGGAGGTGCTGGGGGCGCGGACGCTGCCGATGGCGGTCGCCGAGTGCCGGGTGCACCGGCGCGGCCCGGTGGACGGTGAGGTGCGGTGCGTGGTGCGCGGGCGGAAGGCGCATGACACGGGGGCGCGCTGTGACGCGGCGCTGATCGATCCGGACGGGCGGGTGCTGCTGGAGCTGATCGGTGTGGAGTTGGTCCGCCGCCCGTCCTGACGCCACCACCCGCTTCTGATGTCGGCCGCCCCCGCTTCCCTCCGCCTGAGTGAGTGCCCGTATGGATTTCGAACCGATCGCCGTCGTCGGCCGGGGCTGTGTGCTGCCCGGTGCGCTGGACCCGGACACGTTCTGGGCGAACATCGCGGCGGGGCGTACCAGTCTGTCGCCCGCCCCGGCGGGGCGTTGGCGGGTGCCGCGCCGCTGGGTCATGGGCTCGGTGGACGACCGCGCCGACCGCACCTGGACCGAGGTCGCCGGTTACGTCGAAGGGTTCGAGTCGGTCTTCGACCCGAGCGGTTTCGCGGTCGGGCCGCAGGAGATCGGCGGCCTGGACCCGCTGTTCCACTGGGTGCTGTACGGGGCGCGTCAGGCACTCACCGAGGCGGGCCGCTCCGGTCCGCTGCGGCGCGGGGGGCTGGTGCTGGGGAACCTGTCGTATCCGACGCAGACCGGGGCCGCCTTCGCCGAGCACGTATGGCTGTCGCGGCAGCGGCCGGATCTCCGTGACGCGCTGCTGCGCGGCGTGCGCCGGACGCGCCCCGACGCCCGCAACCGCTTCTCCTCCGGGCTGCCGGCGGTGCTCGCGGCGCGGGCGCTGGGGCTCGGTGCGGGAGCATGGTCGCTGGACGCGGCCTGTGCGTCCTCGCTGTACGCGGTGAAGCTGGCGTGCGACCGGCTGCACGACGGCACGGCGGATGTGATGGTGGCCGGTGCGGTCAGCCGGCCCGATCCCCTCTATCTGCACGTGGGGTTCTGCGCGTTGTCCGCGACCAGCCGTACGGGGTGCTCCCGCCCGCTGCGGCAGGACGCGGACGGGCTGGTGCACGGCGAGGGCGCCGGGTTCGTCGCGCTGATGCGGCTGGCGGACGCCAGGGCCGCCGGTGTCCCGGTGTTCGGTGTGATCCGGGGTGCGGGGCTCTCCAACGACGGGCGCGGCGCCGGGCTGGTCAGCCCGTCCGAGGAGGGCCAGGTGCGGGCCATGCGCCTGGCGTACGAGGGGGCGGGGGTCGCGCCCGAGTCGGTGGGGCTGGTCGAGTGCCATGCGACGGGGACACCGGTCGGTGACGCCGTGGAGGCGCGGGCCATGGCCGCGGTCTTCGGGGCCGGTGGCGATGTGCCGATCGGCTCGGTGAAGGCCAATGTGGGGCATCTGCTGGCCTCGGCGGGTATGACCGGGCTACTCAAGGTGCTGGGCGCGCTCGGTGCCGGGGTGCGTCCGGCGACGCCGGGGGCGGGGCGGCCGCTGGAGCTGCTGTCGGGTACGCCGTTGCGGGTGCTGACGGAGCCGGAGGAGTGGACGGGGGCGCGGCGGGCGGCGGTGAGCGCGTTCGGCTTCGGCGGGACCAACGCCCATCTGATCGTGGACCATCCCGATGTGCCGGTCCGGCCGGGTGCGTCCCGGCCGGCGGTGCCCGGGCCCGCACGCGCGCCGGATGCCGGGGCGAAAGCCGCGCCGGATGCCGGGGCGGAGGCCGGGTCGGCCGCCGCGCGGGGCCGGGCGCCGGTCGCGGTCGTCGCGGTCGGGGCGCGGGTGGGCGACGGGGCGTCCACCGGGGATCTGCGGCGGGCGCTCCTGGACGGCGAACGGCGGGGCCCGGCCTCGGAGTTCGCCGTGGAGCTGGCGGACCTGTGCTTTCCGCCGCTGGCCCTGGAGCGGACCGTGCGCCATCAGCTGCTGGTGCTGGAGGCCGCCCGCGAGGCCGCGCGGACGGTACGGCTCCCCCGTGAGCGGACCATGGTGGTCATCGGGATGGGCGTGGACCCCGAGGTGGCACGGTCGGGGGCACGTTGGCGGGTTCCGCACTGGCTGGAGGAGGCCGGGCCGGACGCGGCCGTGCCGGTGGACCGGGCGCGGGACGCTTTCGGCCCGCCGATGACGGCGGAGGAGGTGGTGGGGAGCATGCCCAACCTGGCCGCGAACCGCATCAGCACCCAACTCGACCTGGGCGGTGCGAGCTTCACGGTGTCGGCGGAGGAGGCGTCCGGGCCGGTCGGGCTGGAGCCGGCGGTGCGGGCGCTGCGGGCGGGTGAGGCGGACGCCGCGCTCGTCGGCGCCGCCGATGTGTCCTGCGAGGCGGTTCACCGGGCCGCGCTGCGGGAGCTGGGGTGCGGGAGCGAGCCGGGGGACGCGGCCGTCGTCCTCGTCCTCAAGCTCCTGGACGCGGCGCGCGAGGACGGTGACGAGGTCGTCGCCGTGCTCGACGAGGAGGGCGACGACGAGCCCGAACTGGTCGTCGGTGACGGCCCCGACGCGATGTTCGACCCGTCCGCCGCCTTCGGGCGCGCCCACGCGGCGTCCGGGCTGGTGTCGGTCGCCGTCGCCGCGCTCGCCCTCCAGCACCGGGCGGTGCCCCGCCCGGACGGCCCCGCCGACACCGGGGCCGTCCCCCGCACCGCGCGGGTCGTGGTGGAGCCGCTGGAGGGCCCGCCCGTGCGGGTGCGGCTGCGCGCCGGGGACGCCCGGCCGTGGCTGCGCGGGCCCGCACCCGCGCTGCAGGTGTTCTCGGGTGCGGATCGCCGGGAGGTGCTGGCCGCTCTGGACGCCGGTGCGCCCGGCGGTGACGGCCCGGCGAAGCTGGCGTTCGTGACGGACGGCGGCGGGGTCGACGCGGAGTCGCGGGCGGCGGCCCGCCGCTGGCTGACCGGGAGCGGGCCGCGTCCGGCCGGGGTGCGGTTCCGGGACCGGCCGGTCGGCGGGGAAACCGCGTTCGTCTACACCAACGGCTCGGCCGCGTACGAGGGCATGGGCCGCGAGCTGATGTCGGCGCTGCCCTCGCTCGGCGAGACGGTACGGGACACCCATCACGGCCTCGGTACGCGCCTGCGGACGGGGCCGCGCCACGGGGTCCTGGAGCAGATCTGGCGCGCGGCCGAACTGGCGGCCGCGCACACGGTGTTCAGCCGCGAGGTGCTCGGGCTGCGCCCGGATGCCGCGCTCGGGTACTCCTCCGGCGAGTCCACGGCGCTGGTCGCGCTGGGGGCCTGGCCGGACGCCGCCGGACTGTACGAGGCGACCCGCGACAGCGGCCTGTTCAGCACCGAACTCACCGGCGAGCTCCGCGCGGTCCGCCGCTACTGGCGGCGGCACGGTATCGACGGGTCGCGGTGGTCGAGCCATATCGTCGGGGCGGACGCGGACACCGTCCGTGCGGCCCTCGCCGGGGAACCCGCCGTGCATCTGATGGCGGTGAACGCGCCGGGCGTGTGCGTCATCGGCGGCGAGTCGCGGGCATGCGCCGCCGTCGTGGCCCGGCTGGGCGCGGAGTTCGCCGCCGAGCTGGACTACGACCTGGCGGCCCACGCGCCGGAGCTGGCGGAGGTCCGCGAGGTGTGGCGCGCGGCCCATCTGCGGCCCACCGTGCCGGTGCCGGGCCTGCGGTTCTACAGCGGGGCGACCGGGCAGGCGTACCTGCCGACCGCCGAACGGGCTGCCGACGCGGTCACGGCCCAGGGCATGGGCATGATCGACTTCGCGGCGATGGTGGAGCAGGCGTGGGCGGACGGCGTCCGCGTCTTCGTCGAGCACGGGCCGCGCAGGCTGTGCACGGGGTGGATCAAGCGGGTTCTCGGCGACCGGGAGCATGTGGCCGTGGCCCTGGACTCCCCGCAGGACACCGGGCTGCGGCAGCTGTGCCTCGCGGTGGCCGAACTCGTCGTCGCGGGGGTGCCGGTGCGGGCGGAGGAGTTGCTGAGCCGGCTGGGGGCCGCCGCGACGGAGCCGCCGACCGCGGCGCCCGCCGTCACCGTACGGCCGTTGCCTCCGCCGCGGTTGCCCGAGGCCCCCATGGTCCTGCCGCGGGCGCCCCGGCTGGCTCCGGTGCGGCCGGCGGGACCCGCGCCACGGGGCGGCCCCTCTCGCGTACCGGAGGGACGGCGTCCGGCCGTCCTGCCCGGAGCGACGGGCGGGGCGGCGGCGGGCGGGGTCGCGGTGGGCGAGGACGCTCGGGTCGCCGCCGCCCGGCTGGGGGCGCGGGCGGCGAGCCTGCACCAGGAGGTGATGGCCCGCCACACGGAGGCCCACCAGCGCTTCCTACGGCTGTCGGCGTCGACGGTGACGGCGCTGACGCGCAGCGGTGAGCCCGCACCGGACCGGGCGCCCGTGCCCGCGCCGGCACCCGTACCGCAGAGCGCCCCGCAGCCCGTTCCCGTTCCCCCGGGGCCCGTCAGGCCCGGTCCCACGTTCGACCGGGCGCAGCTCGAATACCTCGCCACGCAGAATGTCTCCGTCCTGTTCGGGCCGCTGTTCGCCGAGCAGGACCGGTACGCGGTGCAGACCCGGATGCCCAGTCCGCCGATGCTGTTCGCCGACCGGGTCACCGGGATCGACGCGGTGGCCGGGGCGCTGGCCATGCCGGGGCCGGTGCGTACGGACGGCACGATCTGGACGGAGACCGATGTCCGGCGGGACAGCTGGTATCTGGATGCCACCGGCCGGATGCCGTCCGGCATCCTGATCGAGGCCGGCCAGGCCGACCTGCTCCTGCTGAGCTGGCTGGGGGTCGATCTCCTCAACCGGGGCGAGCGCGCCTACCGGCTGCTCGGCTGCGAGGTGACGTTCCACGGTGCCCCGCCGACGATCGGCGACACGCTGCGGTTCGAGATCCGTATCGACGGCCACGCCGAGGCGGACGGTGTGCGGCTCGCCTTCTTCCACCACGACTGCTACGTGAACGGTGAGTTGCGGCTCAGTGTGCGCGACGGCCGGGCCGGATTCTTCACGCCCGCCGAACTCGCCGGCAGCGGCGGTGTCCGGTGGAATCCGGCGGACCATCCGCCGCAGGACGACGGTCTGCCGCTCGATCCGCCGGCGGTCCGCTGCACGCGGCGCCGATTCGGCCCGGAGGCGCTGCGGGCGCTGGCGGAGGGCAGGCCCGCGTACTGCTTCGGTCCCGGCTGGGAGGCGACCGCCGCGCACGTCCGTTCGCCGCGCCTCGACGGGGAGCGGCTGCGGCTGCTGGACGAGGTGAGCGAGTTCGACCCGGCGGGCGGCCCGTGGGGGCGGGGCTATCTGCGTGCCGAGACCGCGCTGAGCCCGGACGACTGGTTCTTCGCCGGGCACTTCCACAACGACCCGTGCATGCCGGGCACCCTGATGCTCCAGGGCGGCTTCCAGG comes from the Streptomyces sp. NBC_00525 genome and includes:
- a CDS encoding SDR family NAD(P)-dependent oxidoreductase, producing the protein MPASSPLGRHPVAVVGVGALVPGASDAAGYWRIVSGGRDLITEVPASRWRVEDHYDPDPAAPDRTYARRGAFLPEVDFDPMAYGVPPTALSSTDSAQLLALMVADQVLADAGGRARTAGDRTGVVLGAAALELLPHMYGRTHRPVWLAALRESGLTEEAAQAVCDRISDRFEPWRESSFPGLLGNVVAGRIANRFDLHGINHTTDAACASSLAALSTAVGELALGRADLVISGGVDTGNDIGMFLCFSKTPALSPTGDCRPFAADADGTMLGEAVVMYALKRLADAERDGDRVHAVIRGIGSASDGRGGAIYAPMPTGQARALRRAYEDAGYGPETVELVEAHGTGTKAGDTAELASLSEVFGASGRGDGQWCAVGSVKSQIGHTKCAAGAAGLLKAVMALRHQVLPPTVKVARPNPAAALPDGPFYVNTETRPWVRPPGHPRRASVSSFGFGGSNFHVTLEEYVPSGAGGRPAPRHRAVPSELVLFGGESPASLAPPPADGSRSLAALARESQLSFSPTAAVRLAIVATGEQDLREKFDRALAMIERRPDAAFTAPSGVRYACGEPETGRIAFLFPGQGAQYVGMGAGAAMLSPAAQAVWDRLGGASFEGRALHRVVFPPPAFTDGERAARRALLDATEWAQPALAVQSLALLAVVRELGLRPDCVAGHSFGELVALHCAGALDAGALVDLARRRGELMRDVPGAPGAMLAVAADRDRVAAVLAAGAYGDVWPANHNAPRQVVLSGTAEAVARAERGFADAGVDTRRLAASTAFHSPLVAPATEPFAARLRTVALSAPGIEVYGNADAAPYPSDVEEVRRRIAGHLASPVLFQEQIEAMYAAGVRTFVEIGAGNTLTVLTGRILGGRPHTAVSLDGPRTGVDGLHAALGELAVHGVPLDLGALWAPYESPETPAKEREPRMTVKISGGNDRGHLPPPRTEAAAPPGDPVLRPSPPYVPEPEPQAVPMSSYALPPQAVRPAGAPPPGGDLYAAVDQVHRQTAETHAACQQMLVDSHLAFLRMTETSMAALLGGEAVTAPAAPAPLPVPRPAPPVHAAEVGAAEVGAPAPAPAPEPVAVPVAPAPVEPAVSAPAAPPAADAPPVPLSAAELEALLLSVVARLTGYPAEMIDMDMELEADLGVDSIKRVEILSAVRREVGDLATGDVGRLGRLRTLREIVDTMAAGAGPAEAPGPSAGDSGVPEGAGFPGPDASPREEDVTLTRLVPVAVESPASGPATAGLLDGPVVVTGDGPRGAGLSALVARRLAEHGVDATAPADVPSGARAVVHLGALTAADGPDGAREVLLSALRAARTVAARASEGEALFVAVQDTGGDFGLGGRAPDRAWLGGVAGLVRTAAKEWPGGSCRVIDCEWGGRDDAAVADAVVRELLEGGADREAGLRADGSRVVPRLEPRSVTASGGGRITSASVIVATGGARGVTAAALLDLARAHRPRIVLVGRTDPAVEPAGLGAALDEPSLTRLLAERAGAAGTDASPVRIAARAREILAAREVRATLAALEAAGSPVRYVRVDARDGDALADALRDVREAWGPVTGIVHGAGVLADRRIADKSDEQAVSVLSTKVDGLRALLAATADDPLDTIVLFSSVAAVFGNPGQCDYAMANEVLHQVASAEQARRPDCLVRCVAWGPWQGGMVTPSLAAHFDRAGVALIPLGRGAAAFTAELAGPAGEPRVVLVAGEDPAAMAPDAGPVRAQVPVRSGTLPQLVDHAPADVPVLPVALALNWLAGAGAAWLPAAGPLVVRELRVYRTCALPELAGSGHLLTVLAGRGAPGSPSGLDAELRGEDGTAYYRAVLEAGDGMAAPDVWETPEALKPLGTAGPYEGTALFHGPRFQALRTVGGVSEHGAEAVVAGLRALDWPGERWALDAAAADGALQLALLWAQEVLGARTLPMAVAECRVHRRGPVDGEVRCVVRGRKAHDTGARCDAALIDPDGRVLLELIGVELVRRPS
- a CDS encoding beta-ketoacyl synthase N-terminal-like domain-containing protein — encoded protein: MDFEPIAVVGRGCVLPGALDPDTFWANIAAGRTSLSPAPAGRWRVPRRWVMGSVDDRADRTWTEVAGYVEGFESVFDPSGFAVGPQEIGGLDPLFHWVLYGARQALTEAGRSGPLRRGGLVLGNLSYPTQTGAAFAEHVWLSRQRPDLRDALLRGVRRTRPDARNRFSSGLPAVLAARALGLGAGAWSLDAACASSLYAVKLACDRLHDGTADVMVAGAVSRPDPLYLHVGFCALSATSRTGCSRPLRQDADGLVHGEGAGFVALMRLADARAAGVPVFGVIRGAGLSNDGRGAGLVSPSEEGQVRAMRLAYEGAGVAPESVGLVECHATGTPVGDAVEARAMAAVFGAGGDVPIGSVKANVGHLLASAGMTGLLKVLGALGAGVRPATPGAGRPLELLSGTPLRVLTEPEEWTGARRAAVSAFGFGGTNAHLIVDHPDVPVRPGASRPAVPGPARAPDAGAKAAPDAGAEAGSAAARGRAPVAVVAVGARVGDGASTGDLRRALLDGERRGPASEFAVELADLCFPPLALERTVRHQLLVLEAAREAARTVRLPRERTMVVIGMGVDPEVARSGARWRVPHWLEEAGPDAAVPVDRARDAFGPPMTAEEVVGSMPNLAANRISTQLDLGGASFTVSAEEASGPVGLEPAVRALRAGEADAALVGAADVSCEAVHRAALRELGCGSEPGDAAVVLVLKLLDAAREDGDEVVAVLDEEGDDEPELVVGDGPDAMFDPSAAFGRAHAASGLVSVAVAALALQHRAVPRPDGPADTGAVPRTARVVVEPLEGPPVRVRLRAGDARPWLRGPAPALQVFSGADRREVLAALDAGAPGGDGPAKLAFVTDGGGVDAESRAAARRWLTGSGPRPAGVRFRDRPVGGETAFVYTNGSAAYEGMGRELMSALPSLGETVRDTHHGLGTRLRTGPRHGVLEQIWRAAELAAAHTVFSREVLGLRPDAALGYSSGESTALVALGAWPDAAGLYEATRDSGLFSTELTGELRAVRRYWRRHGIDGSRWSSHIVGADADTVRAALAGEPAVHLMAVNAPGVCVIGGESRACAAVVARLGAEFAAELDYDLAAHAPELAEVREVWRAAHLRPTVPVPGLRFYSGATGQAYLPTAERAADAVTAQGMGMIDFAAMVEQAWADGVRVFVEHGPRRLCTGWIKRVLGDREHVAVALDSPQDTGLRQLCLAVAELVVAGVPVRAEELLSRLGAAATEPPTAAPAVTVRPLPPPRLPEAPMVLPRAPRLAPVRPAGPAPRGGPSRVPEGRRPAVLPGATGGAAAGGVAVGEDARVAAARLGARAASLHQEVMARHTEAHQRFLRLSASTVTALTRSGEPAPDRAPVPAPAPVPQSAPQPVPVPPGPVRPGPTFDRAQLEYLATQNVSVLFGPLFAEQDRYAVQTRMPSPPMLFADRVTGIDAVAGALAMPGPVRTDGTIWTETDVRRDSWYLDATGRMPSGILIEAGQADLLLLSWLGVDLLNRGERAYRLLGCEVTFHGAPPTIGDTLRFEIRIDGHAEADGVRLAFFHHDCYVNGELRLSVRDGRAGFFTPAELAGSGGVRWNPADHPPQDDGLPLDPPAVRCTRRRFGPEALRALAEGRPAYCFGPGWEATAAHVRSPRLDGERLRLLDEVSEFDPAGGPWGRGYLRAETALSPDDWFFAGHFHNDPCMPGTLMLQGGFQAMAFYLTAMGYTVARDGWRFEPVTGRPYRAMCRGQATPEGRRVVYEVFVRGVSAGPEPTLYADVLGSVDGMKAFLGRNVALRLVPDWPLTQWRHTGPPAVGTAPGTPALPRPTDPRHGQEQRVAVAADGFRFDYDSLLACAWGRPSEAFGAMYEPFDGTRGVARLPGPPYHFMSRIVSVDGPQGGMREGSRVVAEYDVPEDAWYFAESGGGTMPFAVLMETALQPCGWLASYVGSALTSDVDLLFRNLDGKGTVTGEVTPATRTVRTCAELTRIARSGDMVIETFRLSCTADGVRVFALETVFGFFPRSAFDGRQGVPVPADGRARLAEPCDRTVDLTALPDRYGAGRLRLPGPMLLMLDRVTGYWPDGGSAGLGRLRSEKDVRADDWFFRAHFFQDPVQPGSLGVEAMCQLLQFHLLESGAGAGMPNARFEPVLPDRETSWTYRGQITPAHRLIRVDLDIVESGRDARGPYAVADATLWGDDTCIYRVRGLGMRVVPDSLTSSPLDFLASS